Below is a genomic region from Thermoflexus sp..
CGAGCGATCGCATCTGCACCGGGCTCATACCAGGGGGTGATCAGTATCCTCCGGTCCACTTTCCGGCCGGTCTGTTGCTCATAGAATTTCACCTTCCGCTCCATTGTGGGAAGCATTTCCCGGCTCACCGATGTCCGCAACTCCACAATGATGATTTTTCCATCCCGGATGATCACATCCAGCTCGACATCGGAAGGGGCGTCGAACACCATCCCACTGGCATCAAAGGCCACCCACCGTTCGACATCGAAGCCGGTTGCCTCCAGCACAGCGCGCATTCCCTCCCGCC
It encodes:
- a CDS encoding DUF3782 domain-containing protein, translating into RVGRLEEAMAQLAERVGRLEEAMAQLAERVGRLEARMVRMEERLMRRLTAFGARWGLRSERAWREGMRAVLEATGFDVERWVAFDASGMVFDAPSDVELDVIIRDGKIIIVELRTSVSREMLPTMERKVKFYEQQTGRKVDRRILITPWYEPGADAIARRWGWELYGEPEELQIEE